A single window of Syntrophotalea acetylenica DNA harbors:
- the neuC gene encoding UDP-N-acetylglucosamine 2-epimerase, with protein MQKKVCVFTGTRAEYGLLRPLMERIRRDRKMRLQTLVTGMHLSPEFGLTRREIEEDGFFIDEAVEILLSSNTAIGVCKSVGMGMFGFGEALQRLGSDCLVVLGDRFEALTVAMAAQILGIPIVHIHGGEVTEGAMDDAFRHAISKMSLLHFVAAEEYRRRVIQLGENPASVYNVGALGVENIQKLKFLAREELEKRFGFSFGERNLLITFHPVTLEPGTAVMQFGNLLAALDQMPPAQTIFTKANADADGRIVNRMIDDYVATHPGRAAAFPSMGQSGYLSTMRQVDAVVGNSSSGIIEAPSFGVPSVNIGARQQGRIRAASVIDCDPAVEDIVAALKKACTNTFKKMAATVDNPYEGQNTSLRIKEIIKETDFSGIRKSFYDIPVDILEQRHEKCQEGNGKPPGHHS; from the coding sequence ATGCAAAAAAAAGTCTGTGTCTTTACCGGCACCAGAGCTGAATACGGTCTGTTGCGTCCGCTGATGGAACGGATCCGTCGTGATCGCAAGATGCGTTTGCAAACCCTTGTGACCGGCATGCATCTTTCCCCGGAGTTCGGATTAACCCGTCGTGAAATTGAAGAGGACGGGTTTTTTATCGACGAGGCGGTTGAAATCCTGCTCAGTTCAAATACCGCGATCGGGGTGTGTAAATCGGTCGGGATGGGAATGTTCGGGTTTGGCGAAGCTCTGCAGCGGCTTGGCTCCGATTGCCTGGTGGTTCTCGGAGATCGTTTTGAAGCGTTGACGGTTGCCATGGCGGCCCAGATACTCGGCATACCCATTGTTCATATTCATGGGGGCGAAGTAACCGAGGGCGCCATGGATGATGCCTTTCGTCATGCAATCAGCAAGATGAGCCTGTTGCACTTTGTCGCGGCCGAGGAATATCGGCGACGTGTAATTCAATTGGGGGAAAACCCGGCGTCTGTTTACAATGTTGGCGCGCTGGGGGTGGAAAACATCCAAAAGCTTAAATTCCTGGCGCGCGAGGAATTGGAAAAACGTTTTGGTTTTTCCTTCGGTGAAAGAAATCTTCTGATAACTTTCCATCCGGTCACTCTGGAGCCGGGGACCGCGGTCATGCAATTTGGAAATCTCCTGGCGGCCCTTGACCAGATGCCACCTGCGCAGACGATTTTCACCAAGGCAAATGCCGATGCCGACGGTCGCATTGTCAACCGGATGATCGATGACTATGTAGCGACCCACCCTGGTCGGGCTGCGGCATTTCCCTCCATGGGGCAATCCGGTTATCTGAGCACCATGCGGCAGGTCGATGCCGTGGTCGGAAACAGCAGCAGCGGCATCATCGAGGCGCCCAGTTTCGGGGTGCCCAGTGTCAACATTGGGGCCCGCCAGCAGGGGCGTATCAGGGCGGCCAGTGTCATTGATTGCGACCCTGCGGTGGAAGATATCGTCGCGGCTTTGAAAAAAGCCTGTACGAATACATTTAAGAAAATGGCGGCAACGGTCGATAATCCTTATGAGGGACAAAACACCTCCCTGAGGATCAAGGAAATCATCAAGGAAACGGATTTTTCCGGAATCCGCAAGAGCTTTTATGACATTCCGGTCGACATCTTGGAGCAGCGCCATGAGAAGTGCCAGGAAGGTAACGGTAAGCCCCCGGGCCACCATTCGTGA
- the flgK gene encoding flagellar hook-associated protein FlgK yields the protein MGLSDVLNMGKTSLATHQTLMEVTGNNIANVNSEGYSRQSVELGTVPALNFRGFQIGRGVTASNILRAQDTFLNRQILDKNSALGEQAAQTTPLAELETLFNLDEDNLSARIDRFFDSWEQLSVTPDGSVERDSVLQNATLLGDAFHAMSNDLGKLSQQLDSTLADSLSGINQKLRQVADLNQRVATVEASGVNANADRDSRDALLEELSYSLGIKSYENKDGSIDVQLQSGLPLVSGNQAFALETVDSASGAVLQVNLGTSSRPVDANSLGGEFKGLTTLRDEFIPQLMDNLDQLAYSLATEVNGLHSAGTGLDGSTGQAFFSLAPSSGDNPWSGAAASIETVLTDSRQIAAGQSAATGDNRNALLMAALKDAKVVGGVHSFGTYYASIASDVGLESAQNQLSVSGLEDTMLQMENLRDGKTGVSLEEEMINLIQYQRGFEASAKLLTTVDEMMDTVLSIKR from the coding sequence ATGGGCCTTAGCGACGTTCTGAACATGGGAAAAACCAGCCTCGCCACCCATCAGACCCTGATGGAGGTGACCGGCAACAATATCGCCAACGTCAATAGCGAGGGCTATTCCCGGCAGAGCGTCGAACTCGGCACCGTCCCCGCCCTCAACTTTCGCGGGTTTCAGATCGGGCGCGGTGTCACCGCCAGCAACATCCTGCGGGCACAGGACACTTTTTTGAACCGTCAGATCCTGGATAAAAACAGCGCGCTCGGCGAGCAGGCGGCGCAGACCACGCCCCTGGCGGAGCTGGAAACCCTCTTCAACCTCGACGAGGACAACCTGAGCGCCCGAATCGACCGTTTTTTCGACAGCTGGGAGCAACTGTCCGTCACCCCCGACGGCAGCGTCGAACGCGACAGCGTGCTGCAGAATGCAACCCTGCTCGGCGACGCTTTTCATGCCATGTCCAATGATCTGGGCAAGCTGTCGCAACAGCTCGACAGCACCCTCGCCGACAGTCTCTCCGGCATCAATCAGAAACTGCGGCAGGTTGCCGATCTGAACCAGCGCGTTGCCACCGTCGAAGCCAGCGGTGTCAACGCCAACGCCGACCGCGACAGCCGCGATGCGCTGCTGGAAGAGCTTTCCTACAGTCTCGGCATCAAATCCTATGAAAACAAGGATGGCAGCATCGACGTGCAGCTGCAATCCGGCCTGCCTCTGGTCAGCGGCAATCAGGCCTTTGCCCTGGAAACCGTTGACAGCGCATCCGGCGCGGTTCTGCAGGTCAATCTCGGCACCAGTTCACGACCGGTCGACGCGAACAGCCTGGGGGGTGAATTCAAAGGCCTGACCACCCTGCGGGATGAATTCATTCCGCAGCTTATGGACAACCTCGATCAGCTGGCCTACAGCCTGGCAACCGAGGTCAATGGCCTGCACAGCGCCGGCACCGGTCTCGACGGCTCCACCGGGCAGGCTTTCTTCAGCCTGGCACCGAGCAGCGGAGACAATCCCTGGAGCGGTGCCGCCGCCAGTATCGAAACCGTCCTGACCGACAGCAGACAGATTGCCGCCGGACAATCCGCCGCCACCGGCGACAACCGCAACGCCCTGCTGATGGCGGCCCTCAAAGACGCCAAGGTCGTCGGCGGCGTTCACAGTTTCGGCACCTATTACGCCAGCATCGCTTCCGATGTCGGCCTCGAAAGCGCCCAGAACCAGCTTTCCGTATCCGGACTGGAAGATACCATGCTGCAGATGGAGAACCTGCGGGACGGCAAAACCGGCGTCTCCCTGGAAGAGGAAATGATCAACCTGATCCAATACCAGCGGGGATTCGAAGCTTCCGCCAAACTGTTGACCACCGTCGACGAAATGATGGATACCGTATTGTCCATCAAGCGCTGA
- the flgL gene encoding flagellar hook-associated protein FlgL gives MKTTLTATYRTLQSRINRSSARLQQYQQIAASGIKLNKPSDDPSAVAPVISAASQIRSGERFASTIASAGLQLDNLDSTMDQLENLMVRARELVLATGNGSLAEGDIDAYAQQMSSLKQELYDIANTRIEGKYLFSGYSTDTMPFPDAGAPDNYQGDANHMELQIGPGQKIVTNLTGAELFQGDGGGTNLLALLGDLEQNLIGNDPQAALARLSDLEAGADQVRGLRGKMGIAASRAEEAGVRMQEFTDSMEARLASYREADIVEAYSNLAQQEQALQAALSVTAKVSQLSILDYL, from the coding sequence ATGAAAACCACCTTGACCGCAACCTACCGCACCCTCCAATCCCGCATAAACCGTTCAAGCGCCCGGCTCCAGCAATACCAGCAGATCGCCGCCAGCGGCATCAAGCTCAACAAGCCCTCGGATGATCCCTCCGCCGTGGCTCCGGTCATCAGCGCCGCCAGCCAGATCCGCAGCGGTGAGCGTTTTGCCAGCACCATCGCCTCGGCGGGCCTGCAGCTCGACAATCTCGATTCGACCATGGACCAGCTGGAAAACCTCATGGTGCGCGCCAGGGAACTGGTGCTGGCGACCGGCAACGGTTCCCTGGCCGAAGGCGACATCGACGCCTATGCGCAACAAATGAGCAGCCTGAAGCAGGAGCTGTACGATATTGCCAACACCCGGATTGAAGGCAAATACCTGTTTTCCGGGTACAGCACCGACACCATGCCTTTCCCCGACGCCGGCGCCCCGGACAATTACCAGGGCGACGCCAACCATATGGAATTGCAGATCGGCCCCGGTCAAAAAATCGTCACTAACCTGACCGGTGCCGAACTGTTCCAGGGTGACGGCGGTGGCACCAATCTTCTGGCTCTTCTCGGCGATCTGGAGCAAAACCTGATCGGCAACGATCCGCAGGCTGCGCTGGCCCGGCTCAGCGACCTGGAGGCCGGAGCCGACCAGGTGCGGGGATTGCGCGGCAAAATGGGCATCGCCGCATCACGCGCCGAGGAGGCCGGGGTGCGCATGCAGGAGTTCACCGACAGCATGGAAGCCCGGCTTGCCAGCTATCGGGAAGCCGACATTGTCGAAGCCTACTCCAATCTCGCCCAGCAGGAACAGGCCTTGCAAGCAGCACTGAGCGTGACGGCCAAAGTCAGCCAGTTGTCCATCCTCGACTACCTCTGA
- the flgM gene encoding flagellar biosynthesis anti-sigma factor FlgM, whose translation MSIKINGNGFNGVGPVDRLKKNDKPRKNENAGTTGLDRVQFSSVISEAIRVRETAATSEAARAEKLQSLKEQIAEGSYRPDATKVAASLLKFLADNKGE comes from the coding sequence ATGAGCATAAAAATCAACGGTAACGGCTTCAACGGCGTCGGCCCCGTCGATCGCCTCAAAAAAAACGACAAGCCCCGGAAAAACGAAAATGCCGGTACAACCGGACTCGATCGGGTCCAGTTCTCCTCGGTCATTTCCGAGGCCATCCGCGTCAGGGAAACGGCCGCAACGTCCGAAGCGGCGCGTGCCGAAAAGCTGCAGTCGCTCAAGGAGCAGATCGCCGAGGGCAGTTACCGTCCCGACGCCACAAAAGTCGCGGCCAGCCTGCTTAAATTTTTGGCGGACAACAAGGGTGAATGA
- a CDS encoding 6-hydroxymethylpterin diphosphokinase MptE-like protein, which translates to MSIQPAHQLGPFIVNEYGDRYLYPVNRDTFKRIGSHTLYKRQFGEGFFREKTLHIIAGTDSGLLLSYLLKNGLPEGSRYLFVELPWILERLNAEGVLSNLDERTACVCEQDLQDGLARFQVSNYLYTERINIWKSFAGNDAFLPDYPDLYWRIRNTVDAIAWHTKVELGSQIFIKRQLENLADNRVSAACLKGVFTGKTAVLLAGGPSLDEILPWVRENRKNLVVLAVSRIARRLQQIGLVPDIFFSVDPHAVSFDVSREMLDFANKSIFINSYHVYPPLLSQWTGRSLYTGARFPWAENEGGIAFGAGPTVTNTAFAIAVTMGFSQIILAGVDLCFSQTGQSHAKGSNESLAGPQFNHFDTMVETNDGSRAFTHRAMAEAIPTFAMQAGCAQRSGCRTINPAAKAARIDNVFYHPLTEISFEPLHEPAFDILQSVLPADDPAARLRHYRALLEKLSMAQARITAIQKLANDGLKCNDGLFGRNGLKQDFKYKIRMDKIEKALARPSLAPYADLVKKYGLRQFVNIARPDTDLEWSDEQIEATGRIYYEAFRDGARELQSLLKNASQRVELRIAEENPQTDAGVLARSWRQFGEPGRVKLWKKRQGFAMNHSLTSACPEIEKLEEEFKTLMHCQDSGHLQRSYRDADPSVARSKARILFKNKDRDSLSGLAEGLAVMKQKEALPVLHLVRGYLAELCENPAAAFDAYHQVIETDSAMAREDALTRIAALSLDLGDGQNALLALQCLSAMTPIYLAQYADLAKLMGQTQTALNAYADYLETAPGDPVVLLKVGKLYKEIEQRESATAVFEYLLANDPENRDARLLLNELVT; encoded by the coding sequence TTGAGCATCCAGCCTGCCCATCAGCTCGGCCCTTTTATCGTCAATGAATACGGTGATCGATATCTCTACCCGGTGAACCGTGACACCTTCAAGCGGATCGGATCGCACACACTGTATAAAAGGCAATTCGGAGAGGGTTTTTTCCGGGAAAAAACCCTGCACATTATTGCCGGTACGGATTCCGGTCTGTTGTTGTCCTATCTTCTTAAAAACGGCTTGCCGGAAGGATCCCGATATCTCTTTGTCGAATTGCCTTGGATATTGGAGCGGTTGAACGCAGAAGGCGTACTGTCCAATCTGGACGAACGGACTGCCTGTGTCTGCGAACAAGACCTGCAAGACGGACTTGCCAGATTCCAGGTTTCAAACTATCTGTATACCGAACGCATCAACATCTGGAAATCCTTTGCCGGCAACGATGCCTTTTTGCCCGACTATCCAGATCTTTACTGGAGGATACGCAACACGGTCGATGCCATTGCGTGGCATACAAAAGTGGAGTTGGGCTCGCAGATATTCATTAAGCGCCAACTGGAAAATCTCGCTGACAACCGCGTGTCGGCCGCTTGCCTGAAAGGGGTTTTCACCGGCAAGACAGCCGTTCTGCTCGCCGGGGGTCCATCCCTCGACGAGATTCTCCCCTGGGTTCGGGAGAATCGTAAGAATTTGGTGGTTCTGGCCGTTTCCCGCATCGCTCGACGCCTGCAGCAAATCGGCCTCGTTCCGGACATCTTCTTTTCCGTTGACCCTCATGCGGTCAGCTTCGACGTCAGCAGGGAAATGCTTGACTTCGCAAACAAGAGCATCTTTATCAACAGCTATCATGTCTATCCGCCGTTACTGAGCCAATGGACGGGGCGAAGCCTGTATACTGGCGCACGTTTCCCCTGGGCGGAAAATGAAGGTGGAATAGCATTCGGCGCAGGTCCCACAGTTACCAATACTGCCTTTGCCATCGCCGTCACCATGGGCTTCAGCCAGATTATTCTGGCGGGCGTTGACCTCTGCTTCAGTCAAACCGGCCAATCTCACGCTAAAGGCAGCAATGAAAGCCTCGCCGGTCCCCAATTCAACCATTTCGACACCATGGTCGAGACCAACGACGGCTCCAGAGCCTTTACTCACCGAGCCATGGCTGAAGCTATCCCGACATTTGCTATGCAAGCCGGTTGCGCGCAGCGATCTGGATGCAGGACCATCAATCCTGCCGCAAAGGCAGCCCGTATTGACAATGTTTTCTATCACCCCTTAACCGAAATCTCTTTCGAGCCTTTACACGAGCCGGCCTTCGACATTTTGCAAAGCGTCCTGCCAGCAGACGACCCTGCCGCGCGGCTAAGGCATTACAGGGCGCTTCTGGAAAAGCTCTCGATGGCCCAAGCCAGAATCACGGCCATTCAGAAACTTGCCAACGACGGCTTGAAATGCAACGATGGCCTGTTCGGAAGGAATGGCTTAAAGCAGGACTTTAAATACAAGATTCGCATGGACAAGATCGAAAAAGCCCTGGCCCGGCCATCCCTGGCGCCTTATGCGGACCTGGTCAAAAAATACGGTTTGCGCCAGTTCGTGAACATTGCCAGGCCGGACACCGACCTTGAGTGGAGTGATGAGCAGATCGAGGCAACCGGCCGCATCTATTACGAAGCCTTTCGTGACGGCGCCCGGGAGCTGCAGAGTCTTTTGAAAAACGCCAGTCAGCGTGTTGAATTGCGTATTGCCGAAGAAAACCCACAGACTGATGCCGGCGTACTGGCCCGGTCCTGGCGTCAGTTCGGCGAACCCGGCCGCGTAAAGCTCTGGAAAAAACGGCAGGGCTTTGCCATGAACCACTCCCTGACATCTGCCTGTCCAGAAATCGAAAAACTGGAGGAGGAGTTCAAAACCCTCATGCACTGTCAGGATTCCGGTCACCTGCAACGCAGCTATCGCGATGCGGACCCATCCGTGGCACGCAGTAAAGCCCGCATACTCTTTAAGAACAAGGATCGCGACTCCCTGTCCGGCCTGGCCGAAGGTCTTGCCGTTATGAAACAGAAAGAGGCGTTGCCGGTACTGCACCTGGTCAGGGGATATCTCGCCGAGTTGTGCGAAAATCCAGCGGCGGCTTTCGATGCATACCACCAGGTCATCGAAACAGACTCCGCCATGGCCCGGGAAGACGCTTTAACAAGAATTGCCGCACTGTCTCTGGATCTGGGTGACGGACAAAATGCTTTACTGGCGCTGCAGTGCCTCTCGGCCATGACGCCGATTTATCTTGCACAGTATGCGGATCTGGCCAAATTGATGGGCCAGACGCAAACCGCCCTGAATGCCTACGCGGATTATCTTGAAACAGCTCCGGGGGATCCGGTCGTTTTGCTGAAGGTCGGGAAATTATATAAAGAGATTGAACAACGCGAGTCCGCAACAGCGGTTTTCGAGTATTTGTTGGCAAACGATCCTGAAAACAGGGATGCTCGCCTGCTGCTGAATGAACTGGTCACCTGA
- a CDS encoding cytidylyltransferase domain-containing protein — protein sequence MFDGRRILALIPARGGSKGLPGKNIRELAGRPLLAWSIEAARQSRYVDVVALSTDSRDIAEVAEAEGVPVPFLRPAHLATDSASSFDALVHALDWYAGNGERFDLVVWLQPTSPLRTAADIDQAIELYFEKQADAIVSVCETDHHPWWSNTLSADGNMAGFLRHEVLNTNRQELPVYYRLNGAIYLGAPELLREQRSFFGRATYAYVMSRERSVDIDDLIDFRLAECLILENEFARKP from the coding sequence GTGTTTGATGGCAGGCGGATTCTGGCGCTCATTCCGGCGCGGGGGGGCAGCAAGGGGCTGCCGGGCAAGAACATCCGCGAATTAGCCGGTCGTCCTTTGCTTGCCTGGAGTATCGAAGCGGCCAGGCAGAGCCGCTATGTCGATGTTGTGGCGCTGTCCACGGACAGTCGGGACATCGCCGAGGTGGCCGAGGCTGAAGGGGTACCGGTACCTTTTTTGCGGCCGGCCCATCTTGCAACGGACAGTGCCAGCAGTTTCGATGCCCTTGTTCATGCCCTGGATTGGTATGCCGGGAACGGTGAGCGTTTTGATCTCGTCGTCTGGCTGCAGCCGACTTCGCCTTTGCGCACGGCGGCGGATATCGATCAGGCCATCGAGTTGTATTTTGAAAAGCAAGCTGATGCCATCGTGTCGGTATGCGAAACGGATCATCACCCCTGGTGGAGCAATACTCTGTCCGCTGATGGCAATATGGCCGGTTTTTTGCGGCATGAAGTACTGAATACCAACCGGCAGGAACTGCCTGTCTATTATCGTTTAAATGGCGCCATTTATCTTGGTGCACCTGAGCTTTTACGCGAGCAGCGCTCTTTTTTTGGACGTGCCACCTACGCTTATGTCATGTCCAGGGAAAGGTCTGTGGATATTGATGACCTTATTGATTTCCGCCTTGCTGAATGTCTCATTCTGGAAAATGAATTTGCCAGAAAACCCTGA
- a CDS encoding nucleotidyltransferase family protein, translated as MRSARKVTVSPRATIREVLETIDQAAMQIALVVKEDRLVGTITDGDLRRAFLRGKSLDDFIDDIYNVSPVKGYLSQPKEDLLQMALAAGVKQVPMVDDQGLLVGVEVIDEYLRISEKPNTVVVMAGGLGTRLRPLTENTPKPLLKVGSRPILETIIRNFTQYGFRRIFLSLNYRGEQIQDYFGDGREFGARLHYLVENKRLGTAGALSLLPEKCEQPVIIMNGDLLTNVNFEHLVNYHNLSGASATMCVRDYELQVPYGVVHSDGATIKQIEEKPIHRYYVNAGIYVLSPEVLEKIPRDRYFDMPQLFQKLIDDGAKTCSFPVREYWMDIGQPADFEQANEEYAEVFGV; from the coding sequence ATGAGAAGTGCCAGGAAGGTAACGGTAAGCCCCCGGGCCACCATTCGTGAAGTGCTTGAAACCATCGATCAGGCGGCCATGCAGATCGCCCTGGTCGTCAAAGAGGATCGGCTGGTCGGCACCATCACCGACGGCGATCTGAGACGGGCGTTTCTGCGTGGCAAGAGCCTGGATGACTTTATTGACGACATATACAATGTTTCACCGGTAAAAGGTTATCTCAGCCAACCCAAGGAGGATCTGCTGCAGATGGCGCTCGCCGCGGGTGTCAAGCAGGTGCCCATGGTTGACGATCAGGGGCTGCTGGTCGGCGTCGAAGTGATCGACGAATACCTGCGTATCAGCGAAAAACCCAATACGGTGGTCGTTATGGCCGGCGGTCTTGGCACCCGGTTGCGCCCCCTGACAGAAAATACCCCCAAGCCGCTGCTCAAGGTCGGTTCCAGGCCCATCCTTGAAACCATCATCCGCAATTTTACCCAGTACGGTTTTCGTCGCATCTTCCTGAGTCTGAACTACCGGGGCGAGCAGATTCAGGACTATTTCGGCGATGGCAGGGAGTTTGGTGCGAGATTGCATTATCTGGTTGAAAACAAGCGGCTGGGGACGGCAGGAGCTCTTAGTCTGCTCCCGGAAAAGTGTGAGCAACCGGTGATTATCATGAACGGCGATCTTTTGACCAATGTCAATTTCGAACACCTGGTCAATTACCACAACCTTTCCGGAGCCAGCGCAACCATGTGTGTCAGGGATTATGAGTTGCAGGTGCCCTACGGCGTGGTGCATTCCGATGGTGCGACCATAAAGCAAATCGAGGAGAAACCGATCCACCGTTATTACGTCAACGCCGGCATTTACGTGCTGAGTCCCGAAGTTCTTGAAAAAATTCCCCGGGATCGATATTTCGATATGCCGCAGCTTTTTCAGAAACTGATTGATGACGGGGCCAAGACCTGTTCCTTCCCGGTGAGGGAATACTGGATGGATATCGGCCAGCCCGCCGATTTTGAGCAGGCCAACGAGGAATATGCGGAGGTGTTCGGTGTTTGA
- a CDS encoding flagellar assembly protein FliW, which produces MKQTIMTRFGEVEFDPQNIVRFVEGMIGFENLHDFIVMPNRKNGPLFWIQSVEDPDIAFVLTDPTNFFLDYKVLPDGRERDKLGIGKDDECHALAVVTVPPDRKVTLNLMAPLLFAPATNRAIQVVLENSPYKTREPLPV; this is translated from the coding sequence ATGAAACAAACCATCATGACACGCTTCGGCGAGGTCGAGTTCGATCCGCAAAACATCGTGCGGTTCGTCGAGGGAATGATCGGTTTCGAGAATCTGCATGATTTTATCGTCATGCCCAACCGCAAAAACGGCCCACTGTTCTGGATCCAGAGCGTCGAAGATCCGGATATCGCCTTCGTGCTGACCGATCCGACCAACTTTTTCCTCGACTACAAAGTGCTGCCCGACGGCCGGGAACGGGACAAGCTCGGCATCGGCAAGGACGATGAATGCCACGCCCTGGCCGTGGTCACGGTCCCGCCCGATCGCAAGGTGACCCTCAACCTCATGGCGCCGCTCCTGTTCGCCCCGGCCACCAACCGCGCCATTCAGGTGGTACTGGAAAACAGTCCGTACAAGACGCGGGAGCCGTTGCCGGTTTAG
- the csrA gene encoding carbon storage regulator CsrA produces the protein MLVLTRKPGEGIVIGDDIKITFIETKGAGIRIGIEAPAGKKIYRQEVYDRICLENREASQWNLADLDMLTSAMVKKESL, from the coding sequence ATGCTGGTTCTGACCAGAAAACCCGGTGAGGGCATCGTCATCGGGGACGACATCAAGATCACCTTTATCGAAACCAAGGGGGCCGGCATCCGCATCGGCATCGAAGCCCCCGCCGGCAAAAAAATCTACCGTCAGGAAGTCTACGACCGCATCTGCCTTGAAAACAGGGAGGCCAGCCAGTGGAACCTTGCCGATCTCGACATGCTGACTTCAGCCATGGTGAAGAAGGAATCGTTATGA
- a CDS encoding rod-binding protein gives MTNTFNPAVAATAFGGQSRNISSNKKDEVASLRKSCQDFEAIMLKSLLKEMRSTVPRDGLLDQGNDQEMFRDLMDQEVATQIARSQGIGIADSLFRQLSKNLKSARGTDVRLERIFFRKRSKVFAQPADMKIKAPFSRAS, from the coding sequence ATGACCAACACCTTTAATCCTGCTGTCGCTGCTACCGCTTTTGGTGGGCAATCCCGGAATATCTCATCGAATAAAAAGGATGAGGTCGCGAGCCTGCGCAAAAGCTGTCAGGATTTTGAAGCCATCATGCTCAAGAGCCTCCTCAAGGAGATGCGTTCCACGGTACCCAGGGACGGCCTGCTGGACCAGGGCAACGACCAGGAGATGTTCCGGGATCTGATGGATCAGGAAGTGGCCACGCAAATCGCGCGCAGCCAGGGTATCGGCATCGCGGATAGCCTTTTCAGGCAGCTGAGCAAAAACCTTAAATCGGCCCGGGGGACTGATGTGCGGTTGGAGCGGATTTTTTTCAGAAAAAGATCTAAAGTATTCGCGCAACCTGCCGATATGAAGATCAAAGCCCCTTTCAGCCGGGCCAGTTAG
- a CDS encoding flagellar basal body P-ring protein FlgI, whose product MLCAFCTPAGATRIKDIARLQGVRSNQLVGYGLVVGLNGSGDSASTEFTVRSLVNMMERLGVTVNANDVKVDNVAAVIVTAELPPFSKTGSAIDVLVSSIGDADSLVGGSLLMTPLKGPDGQVYAVAQGPLAVGGLAFGGKAATVQKNHPTVGRIPGGALVEREVPFALDPGGKLEYQLSMPDFTTVKRMAEAINNHFKQPLAHPRDSGSLQIHIPEDERGRLVNFIARLESLAIRPDSMARIVVNEKTGTIVMGEDVRIATVAVSHGNLNLVISEHDQVSQPMPFSRGETVVVPDTTVEATEEAGNLVVMEMGVSIGDVARALNAIGATPRDLIAIFQAIRAAGALHAELVVL is encoded by the coding sequence ATGCTGTGTGCCTTTTGCACACCGGCCGGCGCGACCCGCATCAAGGATATTGCCCGGCTGCAGGGGGTGCGCAGCAATCAGCTGGTCGGCTACGGTCTGGTGGTCGGCCTCAATGGCAGCGGCGACAGTGCCAGCACCGAGTTTACGGTCCGTTCCCTGGTCAACATGATGGAACGCCTCGGGGTCACCGTGAATGCCAACGACGTCAAGGTCGACAATGTGGCTGCGGTTATCGTCACGGCGGAATTGCCCCCATTTTCGAAGACCGGATCGGCCATCGACGTGCTGGTCTCCTCGATCGGCGACGCCGACAGCCTGGTCGGCGGCAGCCTGCTGATGACCCCCCTGAAAGGCCCCGACGGCCAGGTGTACGCCGTCGCCCAGGGCCCTCTGGCGGTGGGCGGTTTGGCGTTTGGCGGCAAAGCCGCCACCGTGCAGAAAAACCATCCCACGGTGGGGCGCATCCCCGGCGGCGCGCTGGTGGAACGGGAAGTGCCCTTCGCCCTCGATCCCGGCGGTAAGCTTGAATATCAGCTTTCCATGCCGGATTTCACCACGGTCAAACGCATGGCCGAAGCCATCAACAACCATTTCAAACAACCGCTGGCCCACCCCAGGGACAGCGGCAGCCTGCAGATCCACATCCCCGAGGACGAGCGGGGCCGGCTGGTGAACTTTATTGCCCGTCTGGAAAGTCTTGCCATCCGGCCGGACAGCATGGCGCGCATCGTGGTCAACGAAAAAACCGGCACCATCGTCATGGGCGAGGACGTCCGCATCGCCACCGTCGCCGTCTCCCACGGCAATCTCAACCTGGTGATCAGCGAACACGACCAGGTATCCCAGCCCATGCCCTTTTCCCGGGGGGAAACCGTGGTAGTTCCCGATACCACCGTCGAAGCCACCGAGGAAGCCGGCAACCTGGTAGTGATGGAAATGGGGGTCAGCATCGGCGACGTCGCCCGGGCACTCAACGCCATCGGCGCCACCCCCCGCGACCTCATCGCCATCTTCCAGGCGATCAGGGCCGCCGGCGCGCTGCATGCGGAACTGGTCGTTCTGTAA